The following coding sequences are from one Oncorhynchus clarkii lewisi isolate Uvic-CL-2024 chromosome 20, UVic_Ocla_1.0, whole genome shotgun sequence window:
- the LOC139377367 gene encoding exosome complex component RRP41: MAGLELLSDQGYRLDGRKAAELRKVQARMGVFAQADGSAYIEQGNTKALAVVYGPHEVRGSRSKTLHDRAVINCQYSMATFSTAERKRRPHGDRKSTEMSLHLKQTFEAAVLTNLYPRSQIDIYVKILQSDGGNYSACVNAATLAVVDAGIPMRDYVCACTAGFVDETPLADLCHAEESGGGTSLALALLPRGGHIALLQMDARLHQDHLETLMEAAMTACKGVSKVLDEVVRQHLQEVSALTGE; this comes from the exons ATGGCAGGCCTGGAGTTATTGTCGGATCAAGGATATCGTCTTGATGGAAGAAAAGCTGCTGAACTGCGGAAAGTACAAGCTCGTATGGGTGTATTTGCCCAAGCTGACGGGTCTGCGTACATAGAACAGGGAAATACCAAAGCGCTGGCAGTTGTGTATGGTCCTCATGAA GTGCGAGGTTCCCGCAGCAAGACCCTCCATGACCGTGCTGTCATCAACTGCCAATACAGCATGGCTACCTTCAGTACAGCTGAAAGGAAGAGAAGACCCCACGGGGACCGCAAGTCCACAGAGATGAGCCTTCACCTCAAGCAGACTTTCGAGGCAGCAGTGTTGACTAATCTGTACCCACGCTCTCAAATAGACATTTATGTCAAG aTCTTGCAGTCAGATGGAGGAAACTACAGCGCGTGTGTGAACGCCGCTACTCTGGCAGTAGTCGATGCGGGCATCCCCATGCGTGACTATGTGTGCGCCTGCACTGCAGGCTTTGTGGATGAGACCCCATTGGCAGACCTGTGCCATGCTGAAGAGAGTGGCGGGGGCACATCACTGGCCCTGGCATTGTTGCCTCGTGGCGGGCACATTGCCCTGCTACAGATGGACGCCCGACTCCACCAGGACCACCTAGAGACACTGATGGAGGCTGCAATGACGGCCTGTAAGGGCGTCAGCAAAGTGTTGGACGAGGTGGTGAGGCAGCATCTACAGGAGGTGTCTGCGCTGACTGGAGAGTGA